In Candidatus Firestonebacteria bacterium RIFOXYD2_FULL_39_29, the genomic stretch GGTTATGAAGAGTATTTTTATGGAAGTGGTGTTACGGTTATAGAATGGGCTGATAGAATTCCAGGGATAATCCCCAAAACCGCCGTCAAGGTGGATTTTAAAATAGGCAAAGATAATAAGCGTGAGATACGAATAAGGACAAATGACAAATTACAAAGGACAATATTACGAGGATTGTCAATATAACTCCAAATATTGTCATTTGTAATTTTCTTTAAGGAAGGGAAAAAATGAAAGAAGAACATAAGCATAAGCATGAGGAAGCGCCTAAGGCGGAGAACAAACCTTTGCACAAAGAAGAAGAAAAGGTGGAGGTTCCTCTTTCTCCTTCCGAAAAGGAAATTAAAAAACTTTCTGAAGAACTTGCTAAGGCAAAAGAAGAAGCTCTTTTGAATAAGGATAAGGCTCTTAGGGCTATGGCAGATCTCAATAATGCGTCAAAACGCCTTCAGAAGGAAAAAGAAGATTTTGTAAAGTATGCTGCCGGGGAACTGGCGCAGAAATTGATTCCGGCGCTTGATGATTTTGAGAATGCGATAAAAGGCGAAGCTAAAGTTGATGAAAATTTTTTAAAAGGCGTTAAGATGATATATGGAAATTTAAAAGAAGCTCTGGAAAAAGAAGGTTTAAAAAAGCAGGAGACAGAGGGGAAAAAGTTTGATCCCAATATGCATGAGGTAGTGGCGACTGAGCCTACGGAAGATGCAAAGAAAGACGGAATGGTTGCCGAAGTTTTCCGTCCGGGGTATATGTTTAAAGATATAGTTATAAGACCTGCGATGGTAAAGGTTTATAAGAAAACCGAAGAAGTTG encodes the following:
- a CDS encoding nucleotide exchange factor GrpE; this encodes MKEEHKHKHEEAPKAENKPLHKEEEKVEVPLSPSEKEIKKLSEELAKAKEEALLNKDKALRAMADLNNASKRLQKEKEDFVKYAAGELAQKLIPALDDFENAIKGEAKVDENFLKGVKMIYGNLKEALEKEGLKKQETEGKKFDPNMHEVVATEPTEDAKKDGMVAEVFRPGYMFKDIVIRPAMVKVYKKTEEVEEKETTPELKSAEKIEKKEEGK